One Deinococcus roseus DNA window includes the following coding sequences:
- a CDS encoding Fur family transcriptional regulator, with amino-acid sequence MTQPRRNTKQRDTILHVIEEARGPLSVQEILDHAQKSMPRLGIATVYRTLRLLQDDHQIKTVILPSGENRFEKANLGHHHHFQCLKCGEVVDLDLCPLNIPTGSLLPGGYTVEAHELTLYGTCPKCQGLVAS; translated from the coding sequence ATGACCCAGCCCAGAAGAAACACTAAACAGAGAGACACCATCCTGCACGTCATTGAGGAAGCCAGAGGCCCCTTAAGCGTGCAGGAAATTCTGGACCATGCTCAGAAAAGCATGCCCAGACTCGGGATCGCCACGGTGTACCGCACCCTGCGCCTCCTGCAAGACGACCACCAGATCAAAACGGTGATCCTGCCCAGCGGTGAAAACCGCTTCGAGAAAGCCAACCTGGGACACCACCACCATTTCCAGTGCCTCAAGTGCGGCGAGGTGGTGGATCTGGATTTGTGCCCCCTGAACATCCCCACAGGAAGCCTGCTTCCAGGTGGCTACACCGTGGAAGCGCACGAATTGACGCTGTATGGGACGTGCCCGAAGTGCCA
- a CDS encoding class I SAM-dependent methyltransferase, translating to MTRLTLAQQSNFLPLTVWGYDLWRKRSLSLLTGEKFPLERELGQFLDWVKPVKGQHWLDVGTSTGNYARVLVHAGATVTALDLSAGFLQGLPRHPRLHPHQGNMEDGLFGSAAFHGVVVAGTLNETHSAERMLDQAVQALKADGLLYLMYLLPPRKSFGKLEQFIGLKAGVRFLQQMTTRKYLQTQSLTLINESQHGIVSFELYRKSAAPKENAVPQKSVVSQRAVGH from the coding sequence ATGACCCGTCTGACGCTGGCCCAGCAGAGCAATTTTTTGCCCCTGACGGTGTGGGGGTATGATTTGTGGCGCAAGCGTTCCCTTTCCCTGCTGACGGGAGAGAAGTTCCCTCTGGAGCGCGAATTAGGGCAGTTTCTGGACTGGGTGAAACCTGTAAAAGGTCAACACTGGCTGGATGTGGGGACCAGCACAGGAAATTATGCCAGGGTGCTGGTCCATGCTGGTGCCACCGTCACCGCTCTGGATCTGTCTGCAGGTTTTCTGCAGGGCCTTCCCAGGCATCCCAGGCTTCACCCCCATCAGGGCAACATGGAAGATGGACTTTTTGGTTCTGCTGCTTTTCATGGCGTTGTGGTTGCAGGAACCCTCAACGAAACCCATTCTGCAGAACGGATGCTCGATCAGGCGGTGCAGGCCCTCAAAGCAGACGGTTTGCTCTACCTGATGTATTTGCTTCCGCCCCGGAAGTCTTTTGGGAAGCTCGAGCAGTTTATTGGTTTGAAGGCTGGAGTACGGTTTCTGCAGCAGATGACAACCAGAAAGTATCTGCAGACACAGAGCCTGACTTTAATCAACGAAAGCCAGCATGGTATTGTAAGTTTCGAGCTGTATCGCAAAAGCGCAGCACCAAAAGAAAATGCAGTACCGCAAAAAAGTGTGGTATCACAAAGAGCAGTGGGTCATTAA
- a CDS encoding ABC transporter ATP-binding protein → MLPLKVKDFSVKLQNRVIIERADFEVKKSEIVHLIGHNGAGKSTLLRGMIGLFPSKGEVKVAGENPRSIAGRKQFVYVPDEPALYEDLTLQEHVQYVAALYEKPEAPILEWLERFHLTDRLKDFPATHSRGMRQKLSLSLALGLNLPLTLLDEPYNALDQAAQEALSHGIRDAAQHGNGVLLSAHQTETTQILKAQVARVQDGMVSKTA, encoded by the coding sequence ATGCTCCCACTCAAAGTCAAAGATTTCAGTGTCAAATTGCAAAACCGGGTCATCATTGAACGTGCTGACTTCGAGGTCAAAAAAAGTGAAATCGTGCACCTGATCGGACACAACGGAGCAGGCAAAAGCACCCTGCTGAGGGGCATGATCGGCCTGTTTCCTTCCAAAGGCGAAGTGAAAGTTGCAGGCGAAAACCCCAGGTCCATTGCAGGCAGAAAACAATTTGTTTACGTGCCAGATGAACCCGCCCTTTACGAGGACCTGACTTTGCAGGAACACGTGCAGTATGTGGCGGCCCTCTATGAGAAACCCGAAGCTCCCATTCTGGAGTGGCTGGAGCGCTTTCACCTCACCGACCGCCTGAAGGATTTCCCTGCCACCCACTCGAGAGGGATGCGCCAGAAACTCTCGCTGTCGCTGGCCCTGGGCCTGAATTTGCCGCTCACCCTGCTGGATGAGCCTTACAATGCCCTGGACCAGGCCGCACAGGAAGCACTGTCCCACGGGATCCGGGATGCTGCCCAGCACGGCAATGGAGTGCTGCTCAGTGCCCACCAGACCGAGACCACCCAGATCCTGAAAGCCCAGGTGGCAAGGGTGCAGGACGGCATGGTGAGCAAAACCGCATGA
- a CDS encoding phytoene/squalene synthase family protein, which produces MIRNHNPEWHLPPTQALKVCRDITRQHSKTFYLGSKFFPAKQRLAVWAVYATCRTGDDIADESLPHLAPQKLEQWWETTRSALQGHPLEDDVSQALTWAAHQYPLPHEAFHELYLGLRMDLDETSYQTMADLELYCRRVAGIVGLMVSPICGYQGGEETLQKALKLGMAMQLTNILRDVGEDLQERGRLYLPSELLQQFGVTEQMLQKGVVTPEYQRLMQHLIALARSWYQEGRTGIPCLQGSGRLAVAVAARAYEGILDSLEQNGYNNFSQRAQVSGLQKLLMVPVAWWKLRTQLHRR; this is translated from the coding sequence ATGATCAGAAACCACAACCCTGAATGGCACCTCCCACCCACCCAGGCATTGAAGGTGTGTCGGGACATCACCAGACAGCATTCCAAGACCTTTTACCTGGGAAGCAAGTTTTTCCCTGCCAAACAGCGTCTGGCTGTCTGGGCTGTGTATGCCACCTGCCGCACCGGCGATGACATTGCAGACGAAAGCCTCCCCCATCTGGCCCCCCAGAAACTGGAACAGTGGTGGGAAACCACCCGCAGTGCTTTGCAGGGTCATCCTCTGGAAGATGACGTGAGCCAGGCCCTGACCTGGGCTGCACATCAATATCCGTTGCCCCATGAAGCTTTTCATGAGCTGTACCTGGGCCTGAGAATGGACCTTGATGAAACCTCTTACCAGACCATGGCAGATCTGGAGCTGTATTGCCGCAGGGTGGCAGGCATTGTGGGCCTGATGGTTTCTCCCATCTGCGGTTACCAGGGAGGCGAGGAAACCCTGCAAAAAGCCCTCAAGCTGGGCATGGCCATGCAGCTCACCAACATCCTGCGGGATGTGGGGGAGGACCTGCAGGAACGGGGCCGACTGTATTTGCCATCAGAGCTGCTGCAGCAGTTTGGGGTGACAGAACAGATGCTGCAAAAAGGTGTGGTCACGCCAGAATACCAGCGCCTGATGCAACACCTGATTGCGCTGGCCAGAAGCTGGTACCAGGAAGGCAGGACAGGAATTCCGTGTCTGCAGGGCTCGGGTCGGCTTGCGGTGGCGGTGGCGGCCCGTGCTTACGAAGGCATTCTGGACAGCCTGGAGCAGAACGGCTACAACAACTTTTCCCAGCGAGCGCAGGTCAGTGGCCTGCAAAAACTTCTGATGGTCCCGGTTGCATGGTGGAAACTCAGGACACAGCTTCACAGACGCTGA
- a CDS encoding phytoene desaturase: protein MPKNIIVIGSGFGGLAAAIRLQARGHKVKLFEKRDKLGGRAYVYEQNGFTFDGGPTIVTAPFLFDELWQLAGKKREDDVTFVKCDPFYRIFDHNKRVFNYNDDEMYILEQIHNISPEDKRGYLNFIHSTKAIFDKGFTELADKPFLNFTDMLKVAPDLIRMQSYLNVYPYVSKFIKDPFLRQCFSFHPLLIGGNPYDSSSIYAMIHYLERKWGVWYAMGGTGAIVQGMAKLFASLGGETFLDSEVAEILVDDGRVQGIRLKDSTEHQADDVVCNADVSWTYKNLIPENKRKKYTDAKVDSLRHSMSLFVIYFGTRKQYRDQGLAHHNIILGPRYKGLLDDIFHKKVVAQDFSLYLHMPSLTDPSMAPEGGECFYVLSPVPHLGSKTDWTTFAKTYRDRIMKFLEDNYLPGLQENLVAEHHIDPIHFRDELNSHLGAAFSVEPVLTQSAWFRPHNRSEDFSNLYFVGAGTHPGAGLPGVLSSAKIAEDLICEG, encoded by the coding sequence ATGCCAAAAAACATCATCGTGATCGGAAGCGGCTTCGGAGGTCTGGCTGCTGCCATTCGTTTGCAGGCCAGAGGGCACAAAGTCAAACTGTTTGAAAAAAGAGACAAACTGGGAGGCCGGGCTTATGTTTATGAGCAAAACGGCTTCACTTTCGATGGAGGCCCCACCATCGTCACGGCCCCTTTTCTTTTTGATGAACTCTGGCAACTGGCCGGTAAAAAACGGGAAGACGACGTCACCTTCGTAAAGTGTGATCCCTTCTACCGGATTTTTGACCACAACAAGCGGGTCTTCAATTACAACGATGATGAAATGTACATTCTGGAGCAGATTCACAACATCAGCCCCGAAGACAAAAGGGGGTACCTGAATTTCATTCATTCCACCAAAGCCATCTTTGACAAGGGGTTCACCGAACTGGCAGATAAACCGTTCCTGAATTTCACAGACATGCTGAAAGTCGCCCCAGATTTGATCCGGATGCAGAGCTACCTCAATGTGTACCCTTATGTCAGCAAGTTCATCAAGGACCCGTTTCTCAGGCAGTGTTTCAGTTTTCACCCGCTTCTGATTGGCGGAAATCCCTACGACTCCAGCAGCATTTACGCGATGATTCACTATCTGGAACGCAAATGGGGCGTCTGGTACGCCATGGGGGGCACTGGAGCCATTGTGCAGGGCATGGCAAAGCTTTTTGCCTCTCTGGGAGGGGAAACTTTCCTCGACAGTGAAGTGGCAGAAATTCTGGTTGACGACGGACGGGTGCAGGGCATACGCCTGAAAGACAGCACAGAACATCAGGCAGACGATGTGGTCTGCAATGCAGATGTGTCCTGGACTTACAAAAACCTGATCCCGGAAAACAAACGCAAGAAGTACACCGATGCCAAAGTGGACAGCCTGAGGCACAGCATGAGCCTCTTTGTGATTTACTTCGGGACCAGAAAACAGTACAGAGATCAGGGGCTGGCCCACCACAACATCATTCTGGGTCCGCGTTACAAAGGACTGCTGGACGACATTTTTCACAAGAAGGTGGTGGCCCAGGATTTCTCACTGTACCTGCACATGCCCAGCCTGACCGATCCCAGCATGGCTCCAGAAGGTGGCGAGTGCTTTTATGTGCTTTCACCGGTGCCCCATCTGGGCAGCAAAACCGACTGGACCACGTTTGCGAAAACCTACCGGGATCGCATCATGAAGTTCCTGGAAGACAATTACCTGCCAGGTTTGCAGGAAAACCTGGTGGCCGAGCACCACATTGACCCCATCCATTTCAGGGACGAACTGAACAGCCATTTGGGAGCAGCGTTCAGTGTGGAACCTGTGCTCACCCAGAGTGCCTGGTTCAGGCCCCACAACCGTTCGGAGGATTTCTCCAACCTGTATTTTGTGGGTGCAGGGACCCATCCTGGTGCAGGTTTGCCCGGTGTGCTCAGCAGTGCCAAAATCGCTGAAGACCTGATCTGCGAGGGTTGA
- a CDS encoding phage holin family protein yields MNERKPIGNAFMDVINAFIQVVKAEISEVFQNIGAQIKQRGLGIVILLAALFPLLGAVIFLLMALYQLLLLVLPSWGASLVMFLLSLLLTGGMVMFALKKIGGTDDDDIR; encoded by the coding sequence ATGAATGAGAGGAAACCCATTGGGAACGCTTTTATGGATGTGATCAACGCCTTCATCCAGGTGGTGAAGGCCGAGATCAGTGAAGTGTTCCAGAACATTGGCGCACAAATCAAACAACGTGGTCTGGGCATTGTGATTTTGCTGGCTGCCCTCTTCCCCCTGCTGGGGGCTGTGATTTTCCTGTTGATGGCGCTGTATCAGCTTTTGTTGCTGGTTCTTCCATCCTGGGGAGCATCGCTGGTGATGTTCCTGCTGTCCCTCCTCTTGACCGGAGGCATGGTGATGTTCGCACTGAAAAAAATTGGAGGAACCGACGATGACGACATCCGATGA